One segment of Mugil cephalus isolate CIBA_MC_2020 chromosome 14, CIBA_Mcephalus_1.1, whole genome shotgun sequence DNA contains the following:
- the tshz1 gene encoding teashirt homolog 1, producing MPRRKQQAPRRSAAYGPEDEFKLGKADDEEHLQDDGLSLDGQDGDYLFNDDEDARDHYSCQNSPLSNGTNPDAGYASPLSTTSDQLVDLKTTNFSDQDRVEEKLEEGAESINGLSLQDSLAKMKAVYANLISDASWSSIALDMLKSKQGNDFAASNGSGSNHKGSNGFLNSHSPANVPVKNRCSSNNTSATTNITTSSTTAKTVSSHSSSGINVSSGSTAGGLAYDWHQAALAKTLQHTPYQLLPEPSLFSTVQLYRQNNKLYGPVFTGASKFRCKDCSAAYDTLVGLTVHMNETGHYRDDNKDTEDDRSKKWSKPRKRSLLEMEGKEDAQKVLKCMYCGHSFESLQDLSVHMIKTKHYQKVPLKEPMPALTSKLVPPTKKRAFQDLMSPSSPESVSSGILLGESPKDQRVANPYVTPNNRYGYQNGASYTWQFEARKAQILKCMECGSSHDTLQQLTAHMMVTGHFLKVTNSASKKGKQLVFDPVIEEKIQSIPLPPTTTRLPAPNGKSQPDSPLLPSSPDEKHEEKKDEETEDETMDVKEPEKKIKEEKEDPSEKADKPRKARTYQYLTEEDLEETPKGGLDILKSLENTVSSAISKAQTGTPTWGGYPSIHAAYQLHGSLKSNLSSCAQVQPLFSSTSLKVMSSDLGSLIHSPNSPSPPPSHKSNVLAMEELVEKVTGKSSVKNEKEEKPVEIKCRSATKSPLPNPKDKRASPNRENFPKAAQSTAVEGLPEPRSKEGEMAESKIDIQIKSEVDSPKKPISNGCNNLSIITDHSPEQPLVSPLSALQSIMNNHLGKAAKVATPFVDPFSMLYKISNSQIKQAEPVNQYPDDDDDQPMDLTKSKNKNGSAAKSTPTTPNNSVNNSKPVFQNFSQSSPPLRENALMDISDMVKNLTGRLTPKSTTPSSISEKSDVDGCTFEDGMEELSPIQRRKGRQSNWNPQHLLILQAQFASSLRETPEGKFVVSDLGPQERVHICKFTGLSMTTISHWLANVKYQLKRTGGTKFLKNIDSGQPLFLCSDCACQFRTPSSYIHHLESHLGFTLKDLSKLSIDLLEQQTVGRIEDKTFSSSGLTEEDTGSVYQCKLCNRTFVSKHAIKLHLCKTHGKSPEDHLVFVKELEKFDKQ from the coding sequence cttATGGACCTGAAGATGAATTTAAACTGGGTAAAGCTGATGACGAGGAGCATCTGCAGGATGATGGCCTTTCCCTGGATGGTCAAGACGGAGACTATCTTTTCAATGATGACGAGGACGCAAGAGATCATTACAGCTGCCAAAACTCTCCACTTAGTAATGGCACCAACCCAGATGCTGGGTATGCTTCTCCCCTCAGCACCACCAGTGATCAGCTGGTGGACCTTAAGACCACCAACTTCAGTGATCAGGACAGGGTAGAGGAGAAACTGGAAGAAGGTGCCGAGTCCATCAATGGCCTCTCGCTACAGGACAGTCTGGCAAAAATGAAAGCCGTCTATGCAAACCTGATCTCAGACGCCTCCTGGTCCAGCATTGCTTTGGACATGCTTAAAAGTAAACAAGGGAACGATTTTGCTGCTAGCAACGGCAGTGGGAGCAATCACAAAGGGAGCAATGGGTTCCTGAACAGTCACAGCCCAGCCAACGTCCCTGTGAAGAACAGATGTAGCAGTAACAACACCTCAGCCACTACTAACATTACCACCAGCAGTACCACTGCAAAAACAGTGTCAAGCCACAGCAGCAGTGGCATCAATGTAAGCTCTGGCAGCACAGCAGGAGGATTAGCCTATGACTGGCATCAAGCAGCTTTGGCTAAAACCCTGCAACACACTCCATACCAACTCCTTCCTGAACCCAGCCTTTTCAGCACCGTGCAGCTTTACAGGCAAAACAATAAGCTATATGGCCCAGTGTTTACAGGAGCCAGCAAATTTAGGTGTAAGGACTGTAGTGCAGCTTATGACACTTTGGTTGGCCTGACTGTGCATATGAATGAGACAGGACACTACCGTGATGACAACAAAGATACAGAGGACGATCGAAGCAAGAAGTGGTCCAAGCCACGCAAACGTTCTTTACTGGAGATGGAAGGCAAAGAAGATGCCCAGAAAGTTCTTAAATGCATGTACTGTGGACACTCATTTGAATCCTTGCAGGACCTTAGTGTTCACatgatcaaaacaaaacactatcAGAAAGTGCCTCTTAAAGAACCAATGCCAGCGCTCACTTCAAAGCTGGTACCCCCAACcaaaaaaagagcatttcaAGACTTGATGTCTCCGAGCTCACCAGAGTCTGTCTCATCTGGCATACTCTTGGGAGAGTCTCCCAAAGACCAAAGAGTGGCCAATCCCTATGTCACTCCTAACAATCGATATGGTTACCAAAATGGTGCCAGTTATACTTGGCAGTTTGAGGCACGAAAGGCACAAATTCTCAAATGCATGGAATGTGGCAGTTCACATGACACCTTGCAGCAACTGACGGCCCACATGATGGTCACAGGACACTTTCTTAAAGTCACAAATTCAGCTTCTAAAAAGGGTAAGCAGCTCGTTTTTGATCCTGTGATTGAAGAGAAAATTCAGTCAATTCCCTTGCCTCCGACTACTACACGACTCCCAGCACCTAATGGTAAATCACAGCCCGACTCCCCACTGCTGCCTTCTAGCCCTGATGAGAAACAcgaggaaaagaaagatgaagagacagaggaTGAGACGATGGATGTTAAGGAacctgagaaaaaaattaaagaggagaaagaggatcCATCTGAGAAAGCTGATAAACCCAGAAAGGCCAGAACCTACCAGTATCTCACAGAAGAAGACTTAGAAGAGACACCTAAGGGTGGCCTTGATATCCTGAAGTCTTTAGAGAACACCGTTTCAAGTGCAATCAGCAAAGCCCAGACAGGAACCCCAACCTGGGGTGGATACCCCAGCATTCATGCTGCTTATCAGCTCCATGGTTCTTTAAAGTCTAACCTGTCCTCCTGTGCACAGGTTCAACCTTTGTTCAGCAGCACCAGTTTGAAGGTGATGTCCTCTGATTTAGGCTCGTTGATCCATTCACCAAATAgtccctctccacctccaagTCACAAGAGTAATGTGCTGGCCATGGAGGAGCTAGTGGAAAAAGTGACAGGAAAAAGTTCAGTCAAgaatgaaaaagaggaaaaaccagTGGAGATTAAGTGTAGATCTGCAACAAAGTCTCCATTGCCAAATCCTAAGGACAAACGCGCTTCACCAAATCGTGAAAACTTCCCAAAGGCGGCACAAAGCACTGCAGTAGAGGGTCTGCCTGAGCCAAGGAGCAAGGAAGGAGAGATGGCCGAGAGTAAAATAGATATACAGATAAAGAGTGAAGTAGATTCACCAAAAAAGCCCATAAGTAATGGCTGCAATAACCTGAGCATCATCACTGATCACTCGCCTGAACAACCACTTGTCAGTCCACTCAGTGCTTTGCAGTCTATCATGAACAACCACTTAGGGAAAGCTGCAAAAGTGGCCACTCCCTTCGTTGATCCTTTTTCAATGCTTTATAAGATCAGCAACTCTCAGATCAAGCAAGCAGAACCTGTGAACCAGTACcccgatgatgatgatgatcagccCATGGACttgacaaaatccaaaaacaagAATGGAAGTGCAGCTAAGAGTACGCCCACTACACCAAACAAcagtgtaaacaacagcaaaccagtttttcaaaatttctCTCAGTCGTCTCCGCCTCTACGAGAGAATGCTTTGATGGATATTTCAGACATGGTGAAAAATCTGACAGGACGTTTGACACCAAAGTCTACAACCCCGTCTTCTATCTCTGAGAAATCAGATGTTGATGGCTGTACGTTTGAGGATGGCATGGAGGAACTGTCCCCCATCCAAAGACGGAAAGGTAGACAGTCAAACTGGAATCCCCAGCACCTCCTGATTCTCCAGGCCCAGTTTGCCTCGAGTCTTAGAGAGACTCCTGAGGGAAAGTTTGTTGTGAGTGACTTGGGACCTCAGGAACGAGTCCACATCTGTAAATTCACTGGTCTCTCCATGACTACTATCTCACATTGGCTGGCCAATGTAAAATACCAGTTAAAGCGGACAGGGGGCACAAAGTTCCTCAAGAATATTGACTCTGGCCagcctttgtttttgtgcagtgaCTGTGCTTGCCAGTTCAGGACTCCCTCATCCTACATTCACCATTTGGAGTCCCACCTTGGGTTCACCCTAAAAGACCTTTCAAAGCTTTCCATAGACTTACTAGAGCAGCAAACAGTCGGCAGAATTGAAGACAAGACCTTTAGTTCATCCGGACTTACAGAAGAAGACACTGGCTCAGTATATCAGTGCAAACTGTGCAATCGGACATTTGTGAGCAAACACGCAATAAAATTGCATCTTTGCAAAACACATGGAAAGTCGCCGGAGGACCATCTTGTCTTTGTGAAAGAGCTGGAGAAGTTTGACAAACAGTGA